The nucleotide sequence TCACCTGCGATCCATCCCATTCACTTTGCATAGGGACATGTCATAGGAACATGTCATAGGGACATGTCATAGGGACATGTCAGTTCAATAGCGTCCAGGTCATTTGACCCATTGACTCAAAATAGATGCCACAGTCTGATTCTAGTCTAATGAGACACATCTGTTTTGATTGGATTTTGGtggaatttctatttttcacaAATATCTTAGGTCAAAGGTCTGAATACTATAAatagtttattcattttgaaggtgattttgaggtgagatttctccacattgctgcagGGAAATGGTTCAACGAAAATCAGACAGTGGCTCACTTTACCACAATCTCGCAAACAACGGCTTACTTTAGTAAGggttgtgcttgtgtttttgttgcagttGTTGAGAGATGAATCATCTTCAAGATATTCTATTAAATACATCTGCATTGATGCTGTCTTACTCAGTCACACCTGCATGACTGTAGCTTTCAGCCAGGAAAAGATGTCATCAGGTGGCACCCAACTTTCACGGGACGTTACGACCCTGAACCAAATCGCCCTCCAGTTGGTGGGTCGGCAGTGGTGGCCAGTCACTGCCCATCTCCTCCTGGCCCCCAGCTCAACTCCTCCCTCCTATTCCAGAGCCAGCAAGATGCTCTTCCTGCTGTCTTCCCAAACCTTCAGACAGCTGCCTTCCTCTCCCTTCCTGCTATTCCCATGATTGTGAGCGTCTTCCACACAGACTGTGCTGGGAAACCCCTACACCCGACCTCAAATGGGAATAGCCAGGTCTGCCACCATTTGTCCCTGCAGTGTTGTCCCTGTCCCTGatgctttttctgtctctcccgCGCCAAGGTGTCAGCCAGTGCACAAAGAAACTTGTCACGGCGCCATCTGTATCTGCCAGTGTTTGTGCCATTGTTCCTCTCCCTCCACATAGCCTACACAATGGGTCCTCCCTCATTCCCCATCTGTGGAGGTTTGTTGGTGATGGAAGGTTGTCATACACTGAGCGGAGCAGGAAAGAGGTGTGAAAGGGCTTCCACTTTGGTAGGTCCCACTTTGTCCAGGATCCAAGTTCGACGGCCATAGACCTGCGCCTTTCTTCCTCCAGGTGTTGGACCTCGGCTTGGATCATGTCCCTCCACTGCCTTGGGTCTAATTTTCCCCACTGCTAGAAGTGGGTGGAGCCGAGTCTTAGCCTCTCTACACATTGGTTCCCGATGATGTCCTTCAGCTTCAGCGCGCTTTCAGCTTCTGCCACTGATGTGTCAGTCAGCTGTCCATTTGCATCCTGATCTTGTAGCGACGCCTAGTAAGTGGGCAGAGCGGGTGATCTACAATGCCACATATCAGCAACTGTAATGCTCTCCCTCTCTAGATGGCTTAACACCCATTTGCACCTGGAGTCAGATGAGCCCAATGACTTACATGTGACCTCAACAACTTTGAAAAAGTCAACTACATCACATGGGTTAAAAGCTTCGTCTCTTGATCAgtcagttagaactgaagaagcctgcAGCAGGGGCATAACAACAAGGATGGCTTAGTGATTTTCCACTTGTCCACGTGTGTTTACTCCAGATGCTCCGGTTTCCTCCGagataaatacaataaaagttttgttttttttaattgtaatgaTTTGCctgcatttttttcaaagttgACTCTTTACTTTTATCAGATTTCCTTTCCAGAACTTGACAGCACAGCATAGCTGTCACTTGTTGTGTGTTCACAAAAAGAGACATTTCAGGCTTTGTTGCCTTGATGGTAATAATGGTTCAGCTTAAGCCTTCTCTCTGGGTTGCAACCTACGTGTAGTAGTACAGTTACTCAGCTcgttttaaaaatgcattttctatGTTTGTAGGATTTCACCATGATAAAGCCATCTGGAGAAAGCTTTTGGATTTGGATCTTCATTTTTGAAtgcttgttgttttcattttactcTGATTTTACCCCGAGCAGacaaatgagagagagagagagagagagagagagagagagagagagagagagagagcaagagggTAAAGGGTAGTcgagcacacacatacacaacctCGCACACAgttttgtaatatttacagaACTAACCGAGAGCAGCCCGTCGCCTCACACAGATTAAAGTGGCCAGTTAGGAGGGATTTCTGATTTTTTCTAAAAGTCTGATGAACAGAGGGATATCCAGAAATGATTCCACATGATTTCAGCACAGATGGAAACTCTTTACACCATAACACAGGAAACAAAGGTAGACTTGTATTATCTAAAATGCTCTTGTGATGGTTTAAAACATATACACTCCGTTATTATctgctgtgtctgtttgttcagGATCTGTGCGCACAATCAGAGTCGGGTCCAGAAGTCTCCCACTGTATCCACTGGTTATCTTGTGTTTAGGACTGCTAAACACTATTCTGCTGTTAACTGCTATTGTTATTGGGATTTACTGTGAGTACGACTATTAACCGTCCTTACCCCACCTTTCTATCAATTGGTAAATATTTAAAGAAACCAGTAACTTGTTTTCTAAGTATCACCTAAAAGATGAATGAAAAAGTGACCCTATTATCTCTGCTTATCACAGGTGGTCAAGCCAGTGAGGTATCCGCTCCCGACCAAATAACAGTACAAGCGCTCATTGTAGAGGTGAAGCAGCTTCAAGTAATGCAGACCGATGCCATCAAAGCTCGGGAGGAGGCCCAACAAGCACTAAAGGAAGAGCTTGTGAGGCATCAGCAGCTGAAACTGCAGTTAGAGCAGAACAAGACCCTCAGCGACAGCCTTCAGAAGCAGCTCGAGACACTTCACATTGAGAAAGCAACACTGCAGTCCGATACATCTGGTACAggtgagagactgttggattcGTTTTCGGAGTCAAGCATTTTGTTCTTGCAGTGACTTTAACTCAAGTTCCCTCTTTAACAGAGGAAAGTTGCGGAAGATGTCTGCCTGGGTGGTTTTTAGCCAACACAACCTGCTACTTCCACTCGAGATCAACGTCTGATCCCTTAAAGAACTGGCACGACAGTAGGGAGGACTGTATCGCGCGTGAGGCCAATCTCACTGTGATAGATAGCTGGGAGGAGCAGGTGAGTCTGGTATGCTGTGGatggaaaacaagacaaaagagTGAGTAGAGGTGAGGAGTcacagctctttgttttctatCCTTCCTTATGTGCGCTGAGAAGTAGGGCTGGGTAGTATATCATTAGTTTATCATTGTTCTATATAATGTCTTATTCTGGATACCGTTATATTGTGATAAGGCAAAAGTCTTGTCTTGCCTGGTTTCAAAGCCTGCATTGCAATAAAgcgatgtcattttctgaacttaccagacaaTTTTACTTGCAATAAAATTTGCCTTTACCCACTTAACCAAGACCTACTAAGTAGCTTTTTCCAGAGCTCTTAACCATAGCTGGCTGTCTTCATTGACAGATTTGATCAGCCTCAGGtgtgacaagagaaaaataataggAGTTAAGATTCTTTTCAAGTGTTTCGACTTATAGCAggtaaaaaaagcaaaaacacgTGTAACTAATGACATTTATTACAACATCCATTCTTTTCCTGGCATGTGAAAAGGTATATTGCGATAGACAATATATGTGAAACCTAATGGTTTATTAGACATGCTGCACTCGGCATCTCATCACTTGCCAGCGAGACTGGCTCTGCTAATAATTACTGTACAGGTGTGCCTTTAATCGTGATGTGGTTTAACCTCTCTTTACCTAGCTCAATCTATTCGAGAACCTACCAAGACTGGATCCAAGCATTCGACCATGGTGGAGCAAGCCAGGTGGAGTCTGGTTTGGCCTTACCGATATTCACTCAGAGGGCAATTGGGTGTGGTTAAACAATGAGACGCTGCAGGGTGAAGGGTAAGAGCTCTAAGACTTCCTGTGCAATGTCTCATGTGTCATGTATGGTAAATATGTAGCTTGAGCCAGCaggcaattagcttagcttagcttttgTGCATTTAcccaaatgtcaaactgttctgTTACTAAATAATTCTCTGAATATTTGTAAAATTCGGTatccataaaataaaatgttgcgTATTCTTTTAGTTTTTCATGAGTAACACTTGAAAGAGATTCAAACGTATCTGAGTGAATGAATCAAGATCTTAAATGGTGGCATGTTAATGATGCTTGCCTGCAATGTCAGTTTGTTGACCATGTGATGATCGCCAAATAATGTATGcaagaaatacaaatgtatatTAATGTGGCAGaaattgtttgaaaaataatctcaAATCACAAAACAGAATTTGAAGGTGTATTGCTGCAGAGATGCGCTAGCCTGCAAACCTGTGTTCCAGAACATGTGTGCTTGGAACAGATCccccaaaatcacaaatcatcatcatgattttttatttatttttttgtgaaattgaAAACTGTATTaccatattgtgcagccctaatagGAAGAATAAAACCTGGCTCTTGCTTTAGGTACTGGATACCGGGGGAGCCCAACAACTatggacagagagaggactGTGCAGCACTTATGATCATGAGAAACCCTCGGGCAGCATGGTTTGATGCAGATTGCAAGGGGGACAAGGAATGGTTATGTGAAATGGAACCCAACTAGCTGTGGAGAGCATGGTGTTCCATATCCAGGCTGACTGCTCAAAGATGCATCGAAACCATCATATGAACAGGCCCGGTTAGTGTCCATATCAGAATTTATTGTGAAAGGCTTTAGCTTCATGTTCCAACACTTGGAAAGCCCTCGGGTTAGCTAGGGTTAGTAAGTTATTTTCAGAGCATGTTTTGTTCTATTTGTAGGAAACCTCTTAAtaataacctccttggcagggGTAACTAAGATTGAGAACACggtaaacattatacctgctaatCATCAACATGTTAGTGTTGTCACTGTGATGTAACAATGGCAACATTAGCAATTAGCTCAAAGCAACACTGTGCTGAAGAACAACCTCCTAGAGCTGCGAGCATGGATGTAGACTCTTATGATGAAAACTTGACACACAGCATGTAAAACCAATGCCTTACTGATGTCTTTCTGAGTGTAATTAAAGGTTGAGTGAATGAATTGTGACTCACTTGTGTGACAAATGTTGTGGTTTTCACCGAAGAGTAGAACTTCAACAATGTACTAAGAATGTCTTTTTCAAAGCGAGACTGAGATTTTTGGGCAGCAGGGGGTGCAAGtaagttatttttaatgtctACGTTTGAGGACATCAGTGAAATGTTATATCTGACAGGAGATACTAGAACCCACAAACCCATGCTTTGTAAACCTGGCTTTGTCAACTGATCCATTTGTCATAAGTGTAGCGTTCAGTAAATGAACTTGTTGTTAAGTCTATAGATATATAGTCTATAGTCCGAACATACTGGTCACATTGTGGAAGGATCGAGTGCATAAAAGACTTTCAGGAGGCAATTTCACAttggaaagagaagaaagtgaGATCGCAGGCTCTTGCACACACAGGgttttgtaatatttacaggACCGCTGACTCACACAGAAGAAAGGACCAGGACCAGAGGGTTATCCAGGCATCATTTCAACTTCTGCACAGATGGTAATTCATCACAATTCATAACGTGAGAGTGAGAGTTTTCATACAGATCACATTGCAATACAGGCAAAAATGAGTTATTGTTAATGTAAGCACAAAGTCATTGAATCTATAAGTTAAAACAACCACTGATGCATCCAATAAtgtcaaaatcatgtttttattattaatactCTACTCTCTCTACTCTACTTTATTTACCATTTTTGGATAGGGGAAAAAAactgataacaacaacaacaacaacaaaacaaagcaaaaaaaaaataaatagttgtgttgacatttatttaaatagTCATACATTTAGTATCATCATGATTGATAATTTGATTCAAAATCATGTGTGTGGCAATAAACGCGTGATGAGCTGGAGGGTCCAATGTATGAATTATTATTTCGCAATATCTCTCAGGGTGCAAAAGGCCATCTAGAGGTTTCCGAGGAAGTTAAGATTGTCATGCTGGCATCAATCGTTATTTCACCAAAATGTATTAAGAAATTACCGTTGAAAAGGACTCCGccaaaaaacagtgtgtgacctaaaatatcaacacatcagcaaaaaaacaactttcccAATGTTTTTCTTATTGGCGTGTGCCTTGCAGTGCCAACACGATGATGCTTCCCTCCAAGTTCCAAGGGAGAGTTGTGTAACATGAATAAGAACAAAGATTCAATTACTCAAACATATGTCCTTTCGTTACTCCACACTGATAGATTGCTCAACATTCCAACATCTAaagttttcactttaaaacaaagattacaaaaatataaacagaatATGGAGAAATAACTGTTTTGATGTCAGAcatctttgtattgtgttgcagagatatctattaAAGTTagaatgctaaccagctagcccctagccATTTTGTACCTCAAGACGCAATAGGCTGATAGTTATCGACACAAACACTCCCTCGGACCTCCGATCTCCCAGTCCAGTCCCAGTCTCCCAGTCCCAGCTTCCCAGTTACCTGAGCTTACTAGCCATCTgtagctacagttggcagctaTGTTTGCGGTTGTTTAGAGTGTGATGTGACAGGATgccaaatcttacatattgcatctttaacaaAGCCTGAAATGACGTAAGAATAAAAACTGGAGGTGGGTTTTCCCTCCACAAGATTTTGTCTAACAACCATGTTGCACATCCTTATTTTCAAGCTTCGTGTGAGGTTTACCACTGCACTATATAAACATAGGCCTATAATTCCAAGTAATGGGTTAGTTTGGGGAAGAAACCCAttaaactttcactttcatgcTCAATAAAAAAAGCAGTAGTCTGTATCCATGGCACTGCAGTCATGGACAATCCACAGAAAAGGACATTCTACTTTTGCTCCGAAATATTTGGACGAGGTATAGTTTGTTCTGCAGCATCTgacacatttcctttttttttcttgtcttgttCTTTTACACAACTTCTTTTTTGTAATTACTAAAACGTTAGCGAATGTAGAGCTAAAGAGCTAAAAGAATAAATCTCAAATATACAGGGTGTCCCAACAAAAATGTATACACACTTCAAATAATTGTAAAGTTGGTGTTTATtagaattaatttaattttcaaaatgtaatagaATTTACAaacatcattttattgttttgtcacTGCCTGTTCTCAAAGTGACGTCCGTTCTGGTCCAGACACTGCTGACAACGCGAAGCAATGGAATCGCACACATCATGAAACAATTCCCTTGGTATTTGtgcataaaaaagaaataaagaaaaaacaaacaattgagTTGTCAGCTGCTAAAGTGTGTATAAAAATTTTTGGGACACCCTGTATGTTCAACATCCACCCTCAGTAACTGCAGTTTTAGACTCATGTTACTGTAGcttgataaaataaaattaaaaaacctGTGTATGTAACTGTTCAGATTAGTCAGAATACTCTGATTTTTTTGTGCATCAAAATGAGTAACCAAGACTTTTTTAagttatgaaacaaaataaattcaatttccATTGTATTGgtacatggaaaaaaaatatatgttttgtgATTTAATCTTGattgtttaaacatttttctgtcCATTACAGGCGGATCCACTTTTCGTAAAGATCGTCTGGTTTTACTCTGTCTTGGACTGATGAATGTAGTTTTGCTGATTGTGGCTGTTGTTATTGGGATTAACTGTGAGTATGACAGTGATTAAAAGTTTCATTTCCCTCTTCTGCAGAACTTTTATCGGCTAGCTGAATAGACACTTTCTCACACAATAcaagatattgtgcaagataaTGTGCAATATCTTTGTATTATTTTACTTTCAATATTAATATTTCTATATACTATTCACAAAAGAAACTATCTTTATTGTCCAAAAAGGAAACAGTTTTATACACAGTCCTGACTCTGTTTGtgacaatgtgttttttcaccttttcaggTGCTAAAGTCAGAGAGGGTTCCTTCCATGTTTCACACTCAGCTGTAGCACCGATCATCGATGAGCTGAACTATCTCCGCAGCAACCACAGCGACGTGATCGAAGCCGAGGAAGAAGCCAAGAACACCTTAGAGAGGGCAGTTAAAAACCATGCACAGCTAAAGCAGAAAATCGAGAAGCAGAAGACCATCAATGACAATTATCAGAAGCAGGTTGAGGAGCTGCAAGGAGAGCTGATAAATCTGCAGTCCAATATGTCGGCTCTGGGTGAGAAAGACTTGTATTGTGGttgttatttaattaattaacttaGAATACTGAACAGCTAAACTGACAAGAAATCCTTTATTTCTCCTAGAGGAGAACTGTGGCAGGTGCCTCTCTGGATGGGTTCATTACAACTCGTCCTGCTATTTCTTCTCTTGCGCTGAGTCCTCTACTGTTACAAAAAACTGGCCAGATAGCAGAGCTGACTGTATTAGACATGGAGCTGACCTGATTGTGATCGACAccaaggaggagcaggtgggTTTCTGTACAAACGAGAAAAGGCTGTCAGTAATAAtgttgaaatacattttctgtattttagaTTTACGTTTGAGTCCTTTAAAATGTGGATTTCGTGCTTGTACAGAGATTTGTGAGTGACAGCATTGGAAATTTGAGAGGGACACAGGACATCCTAGGGAACTCATTCTGGATTGGTctcactgacacagagataGAGGGGACATGGGTCTGGATTAATAATGTCACCGAAGTGGAGCAAAGGTGAGACCTGAACTATTATAGTCTCAATGTGGCAGGATTTATGGATTATgaattcaaaaaagaaaattatttgattttcttAAGGTACTGGATGGATGGAGAACCAAACAATTCACACCACCATGGAGAAGACTGTGCGACTGCGGTTTATAGCCCCAGCAACCCGTGGAAGACCCGTAACGATATCAATTGTAACTCGTATCAGAGGCACTGGATATGTGAGATGACATCAAACTAGAACCAGAAAGTGCCTctgaagcagaaaacacaaaattatgTTTGTTATTCCCTGAAAGAAGAATAaaacacttttaagattgagCTGATGAGTCTGTGTATCTTTTGCTGTCCATTATTCTACTTAACGTCCTTAGTAACGCATTGTCAGTAAAACCATTGTTTTCCTACACTAAGGTGCATCCTGCATGTGCTCCTCTCTCACGTTGCAtgtcactttttctttcttggatgtgaatgaatgttaaaataCTCTTAACTTTGTAGCATAAGGTGTAGTGTTACACTGCTTTTTCAGTTAATTACATTTGATCAGCTGGTTGGGCACACGACCCCGCTCCACAGGCTGAACATGCGGTTTTGCCTTAAggagattttcacattttgttcaaacacaaaaacacatacatgaaTACACAATTTTGGCTTTTACGTGTGCAAAAAAGCacttgctaacaagtggctgaATCAGACAACAGAGATTGTCGGGGACATTacacatcatcacatcgatTGAAAGTCAGTTAAAGTGTCGTGCTCCACAAATCATTTCTAacgcttcacagcaaaacagactCACAGCATTATTTTAAGGAACTGAAGTAGACAGGGACTTAAGTAAAATTCTCTATTACTCCGGCCTTGAACATGTAAACTTTTAGGAGTGATGGAAGTACACAACTttacaaaatatacaacaatgGTCTGGTTCTTTTAATGCTGAAATGTTagatattatatctttaaacaaAGATGATGAGCAAAGGGCAAAGAGTGTGgggcatgttagcatgctggtgTTAACCTTTAGCTCAAAGTGCTGTGACCTCACATGGCTGCAAGCATGTCTACAGAGTGCTGTTCTTCTtagatttaaacagaaaaaagaactGAAAAGACAGCACACTGAGGAACTACGACGTCATCATCACACTTATGAAGAAGTAGGATTCAtgggcacacacagacacaaaaaacacggCAATGATGCAATCCATTGTTCCTCTGTGTTCTCCATGCAACAGTTGATTCTCTATAGGAAAAAACTGCTGTGCACTGAATATTTTCAACTGACAAACAGTCATTTAGGGTGGAttcatattcagacacactcaTCCTGTCACGGATAATAAAGCAGAAGGCAAAGTGGACAGAGCTGCATCATCGCAATGGAGGATCAACAAAGATTGACAGACGCTGGGCAGAAAATATCATTCATACCAAAGTTATCGCAGGCTTTCTTCAACCTCAACGGACATTTTCGCTCTCGCTATCAAATACAAGGTACAACAAAATGCATactgctttttttcctttgtctcaGCAAATCAACCTGTAATTTTAAGGACATTTCTGCTGTCATTATTCAAATGTTACTGAATAAGGAGCATTGCTAATGTTATTTTACTAGGCCGGGCCTTACTACCAAGCCTCAATGATTGTAGCTTTAAAGTGATATTCACCATGTAGAGAATCACATGTAACTGTTATTAAAACCTGATGAATTACAATGGTCACAGGTACAGATGGATCCAACCGGCTGGTTTTAATCTGTCTGGGACTGCTGAACGTTGTTTTGCTGATAACTGCTGTCGTTCTCGGGGTTAACTGTGAGTATGACAGCACTCATTTCTCTCTTCTGTGAAATTTCACTTATATGAAAAACTTGAACACAAGAGGCTTAATGCTGACCTtcaatttatttcagaatgcTTTAAAAAAGGCTGAAATTGGTTTCATTTCAGATCATACTGTGTCACTTAATCAGAAATGAAGTTAATTAGGTTCCATGAGGGTTTTAAAACAGTAAAGTCGAGCTTTAAAACGCATATCATTGAGAACTTAATGCTTAATTATTCTTTGTGTATAATAAttttcacacactttctctcGCATTAAACAAATGCAACTCTGTGAACCTCCATAGTTTTGACACAGTTCTCACTTTCTTTGTGACAATGTGTTTTCACCTCTTCAGGCGCTAAAGTCAGAGAGGGATCTTTCCATGTTTCACACTCAGCTGTAGCACCGATCATCGATGAGCTGAACTATCTCCGCAGCAACCACAGCGACGTGATCGAAGCCGAGGAAGAAGCCAAGAACACCTTAGAGAGGGCAGTTAAAAACCATACACAACTAAAGGAGAAAATCGAGCAGCAGAAGACCATCAATGACAATACTCAGAAGCAGGTTGAGGAGCTGCAAAAAGAGCTGATAAATCTGCAGTCCAATCTGTCGGCTATGGGTGAGAAagagttgttatttaataaattAAGTTAGAAGGCTGAAAAACTAAACTGACAAGAAATATCTTATTTCTCCTAGAGGAGAACTGTGGCAGGTGCCTCTCTGGATGGGTTCATTACAACTCATCCTGCTATTTCTTCTCTTACGCTGAGTCCTCTACTGATACAAAAAACTGGCCAGATAGCAGAGCTGAATGTATTAGACGTGGAGCTGACCTGATTGTGATTGACAacaaggaggagcaggtgggTTTCTGTACAAACAAGAAAATGCTGTCATTTATAAtgttgaaatacattttctgtacTTGAAATTCAAGTTGGAGTCCTTTAAAATGTGGCTATCTTGCTTGCGCAGAGATTTGTGAGTGGCAGCATTGGAAATATGAGAGGGACCCAGGACAGGCTAAGGAACTCATTCTGGATTGGTCTTACTGACACAGAGATAGAGGGGACATGGGTCTGGATTAATAATGTCACCGAAGTGGAGCAAAGGTGAGAGCTAAACTATTATAGTCTCAGTGTGGCAGGATTTATGGattatgaatttaaaaaatgaaaattatttgattttcttAAGGTACTGGATGGATGGAGAACCAAACAATTCA is from Sparus aurata chromosome 16, fSpaAur1.1, whole genome shotgun sequence and encodes:
- the LOC115566486 gene encoding C-type lectin domain family 4 member A-like, with protein sequence MIPHDFSTDGNSLHHNTGNKGSVRTIRVGSRSLPLYPLVILCLGLLNTILLLTAIVIGIYCGQASEVSAPDQITVQALIVEVKQLQVMQTDAIKAREEAQQALKEELVRHQQLKLQLEQNKTLSDSLQKQLETLHIEKATLQSDTSGTEESCGRCLPGWFLANTTCYFHSRSTSDPLKNWHDSREDCIAREANLTVIDSWEEQLNLFENLPRLDPSIRPWWSKPGGVWFGLTDIHSEGNWVWLNNETLQGEGYWIPGEPNNYGQREDCAALMIMRNPRAAWFDADCKGDKEWLCEMEPN
- the LOC115566484 gene encoding C-type lectin domain family 4 member M-like produces the protein MEDQQRLTDAGQKISFIPKLSQAFFNLNGHFRSRYQIQGTDGSNRLVLICLGLLNVVLLITAVVLGVNCAKVREGSFHVSHSAVAPIIDELNYLRSNHSDVIEAEEEAKNTLERAVKNHTQLKEKIEQQKTINDNTQKQVEELQKELINLQSNLSAMEENCGRCLSGWVHYNSSCYFFSYAESSTDTKNWPDSRAECIRRGADLIVIDNKEEQRFVSGSIGNMRGTQDRLRNSFWIGLTDTEIEGTWVWINNVTEVEQRYWMDGEPNNSHHHGEDCATAVYSPSNPWKTRNDINCNSYQRHWICEMTSN
- the LOC115566487 gene encoding CD209 antigen-like protein E isoform X1 — its product is MDNPQKRTFYFCSEIFGRGGSTFRKDRLVLLCLGLMNVVLLIVAVVIGINCAKVREGSFHVSHSAVAPIIDELNYLRSNHSDVIEAEEEAKNTLERAVKNHAQLKQKIEKQKTINDNYQKQVEELQGELINLQSNMSALEENCGRCLSGWVHYNSSCYFFSCAESSTVTKNWPDSRADCIRHGADLIVIDTKEEQRFVSDSIGNLRGTQDILGNSFWIGLTDTEIEGTWVWINNVTEVEQRYWMDGEPNNSHHHGEDCATAVYSPSNPWKTRNDINCNSYQRHWICEMTSN
- the LOC115566487 gene encoding C-type lectin domain family 4 member E-like isoform X2, producing the protein MNVVLLIVAVVIGINCAKVREGSFHVSHSAVAPIIDELNYLRSNHSDVIEAEEEAKNTLERAVKNHAQLKQKIEKQKTINDNYQKQVEELQGELINLQSNMSALEENCGRCLSGWVHYNSSCYFFSCAESSTVTKNWPDSRADCIRHGADLIVIDTKEEQRFVSDSIGNLRGTQDILGNSFWIGLTDTEIEGTWVWINNVTEVEQRYWMDGEPNNSHHHGEDCATAVYSPSNPWKTRNDINCNSYQRHWICEMTSN